A section of the Ignavibacteriales bacterium genome encodes:
- the wecB gene encoding UDP-N-acetylglucosamine 2-epimerase (non-hydrolyzing) — protein MEISPKDLNKKIILLLFGTRPEIIKLFVLYRILKESNEFLPVMVNTSQQKISGNILEHIGLEPEIVAEEIPNRSTDINQFVSHTLDQLNKIFSENSGIKKEDIAGIVVQGDTTSAYCGSMWGFFNEIPVFHVEAGLRSFDHKNPFPEEFIRESISRAASLNFCPTNISYQNLINEGIKSNKCLIVGNTINDAMITLLKEDKIKEAKHDNKYILSTLHRRENWDKVSSYATILNDIVTRRNEHDIIHLMHPNPLVVNSFHEGLNGAQPEKLIIREPIHDYFEMLGFVKNSHTILTDSGGLQEESLFFNVPCGILRKVTERPEVLDHNAKLLEFNNEEVNRFLESSDVYRSSHTGEYNYTYGTGNTSELIYNALKQFYN, from the coding sequence ATGGAAATTTCTCCTAAAGACCTCAACAAAAAAATAATCTTACTGCTATTCGGAACTCGTCCGGAGATCATAAAATTATTCGTTTTATACAGAATATTAAAAGAATCAAACGAGTTTTTACCGGTTATGGTAAATACTTCTCAGCAAAAGATTTCCGGTAACATTCTCGAGCATATAGGGCTTGAACCGGAAATAGTTGCAGAAGAAATTCCTAACCGTTCAACAGATATAAATCAATTTGTTTCACATACATTAGATCAATTAAACAAGATCTTTTCGGAAAATTCCGGGATCAAAAAAGAAGATATCGCCGGTATTGTTGTCCAGGGTGATACTACTTCTGCATACTGCGGTTCGATGTGGGGTTTCTTTAATGAAATTCCCGTATTCCATGTAGAGGCAGGACTGAGGTCTTTCGATCATAAAAATCCATTTCCTGAAGAGTTTATAAGGGAATCAATTTCAAGGGCAGCTTCCCTTAATTTCTGCCCGACGAATATCAGCTATCAAAATCTGATTAATGAAGGTATTAAAAGTAACAAATGTCTTATCGTAGGAAATACTATCAACGATGCTATGATAACGCTGTTAAAAGAGGATAAGATAAAAGAAGCAAAGCATGACAATAAATACATCCTCAGCACACTTCACAGAAGGGAAAACTGGGATAAGGTTTCGTCTTATGCTACCATTTTGAATGATATAGTAACCAGGAGAAACGAGCATGATATAATACACCTGATGCACCCAAATCCATTAGTGGTTAATAGCTTCCATGAGGGGCTTAACGGTGCTCAGCCGGAGAAACTGATAATTCGTGAACCTATACATGACTATTTTGAGATGCTTGGATTTGTAAAGAACAGTCATACGATCCTAACTGACTCAGGCGGATTGCAGGAGGAGTCACTTTTCTTTAATGTTCCTTGTGGGATATTAAGAAAAGTTACCGAGCGTCCCGAAGTACTGGATCACAACGCAAAGCTTCTTGAATTTAATAATGAAGAAGTGAACAGGTTCCTTGAGAGTTCGGATGTTTACCGTTCTAGCCATACAGGTGAATATAATTACACATATGGAACAGGTAATACAAGTGAACTGATCTATAATGCATTAAAACAATTTTATAACTAA
- a CDS encoding T9SS type A sorting domain-containing protein, with protein MKLLNLFLAICLTLALSEGAFAQHRTLPKPPKVDRYDFRTLPSPVPVANTDYIVIKEDFTIVLRDGVVMDCSKFYPSEPNIYLPDGYPIVLMVHGYGDSKLTLEGFASGQAQYNYISYTYSVRGQGNSGGLSNLMSIVEAEDLMELVDYIKHDNIGGDSSRIAIMGGSQGGTVPYIAACNGLQVKGIISALTSPKFATSWIENGCTKMSYLWTIEYTPDTARYNPLVDRMSDWVYACGVKSDKWDSLAYWMPIGRDFDDKVQNNTVPMLIENSWQDYFFNAKDGINSFANIPTEHIVYMGAVMGHGGDISESENNWHMQFFNDWFFHTIWDLPSGYESYDRYQVAYTTHPKTGNYWSFEHGSTNVWPPVDVSGVKFYFRRNNKLSSAPEGSSSRKVNFDNNVASNYALQTAVYEEFSGSEFDSKFKKDNVIFVSDPLVQPTYMLGTPKVHLKYQANADICQYNFQIYEVTSTGQENFVSRVNFTDRYYTKNQIRTTDIDGGAHAHKFQAGSKIKIVATNFDHAPSDTAFLHTNPHVLPVMTKSRNQIYLRDSYIELPLKSVAGDNYIAELETPKLYQNYPNPFNPSTQIKFELPEGFAGLVTLKVYDMVGREVATLINTSMAEGVHEVNWNASGLASGVYFSKLIANDHVEVKRMILIK; from the coding sequence ATGAAATTATTAAACCTTTTTTTGGCAATATGTTTGACTCTGGCTTTGAGCGAAGGTGCGTTTGCTCAGCACAGAACACTGCCTAAACCGCCGAAGGTTGACAGGTATGACTTTAGGACACTGCCATCCCCGGTTCCTGTAGCTAACACGGACTATATAGTTATTAAGGAAGACTTTACTATTGTGCTTCGTGATGGTGTTGTTATGGATTGCTCAAAGTTTTATCCGAGCGAACCTAATATTTATCTGCCGGACGGATATCCGATAGTGCTTATGGTACACGGATATGGTGACAGTAAGCTCACTCTTGAGGGATTTGCTTCCGGTCAAGCGCAGTATAATTACATTTCATATACATACAGCGTAAGGGGACAGGGTAACTCAGGTGGTCTCTCAAATCTTATGAGTATTGTTGAAGCTGAAGACTTGATGGAATTAGTTGATTATATAAAGCACGATAATATTGGCGGTGACTCAAGCAGGATCGCAATTATGGGCGGATCACAGGGTGGTACTGTTCCATATATAGCTGCATGTAATGGTTTGCAGGTTAAAGGTATAATTTCAGCTCTTACATCACCAAAGTTTGCAACCAGCTGGATCGAAAACGGTTGTACAAAGATGTCGTATTTATGGACGATCGAATATACTCCTGACACAGCAAGGTATAATCCTCTTGTTGATAGAATGTCGGACTGGGTCTATGCATGCGGGGTAAAATCAGACAAATGGGATAGTCTGGCTTATTGGATGCCAATAGGAAGAGATTTTGACGATAAAGTACAAAATAATACCGTTCCGATGCTCATTGAAAACTCATGGCAGGATTACTTCTTTAATGCAAAGGATGGAATTAACTCATTTGCTAATATTCCTACCGAGCATATAGTTTATATGGGCGCCGTAATGGGACACGGTGGCGATATATCTGAATCGGAAAACAATTGGCATATGCAGTTTTTCAATGACTGGTTTTTCCATACAATATGGGATCTGCCAAGCGGATATGAATCATATGACAGGTACCAGGTAGCATATACAACACATCCAAAAACAGGTAACTATTGGAGTTTTGAACACGGAAGCACAAACGTATGGCCTCCGGTTGATGTGTCGGGCGTTAAGTTCTACTTCAGAAGGAATAATAAACTTTCATCTGCTCCTGAGGGTAGCTCAAGCAGGAAAGTAAACTTCGACAATAATGTCGCAAGTAATTACGCTCTGCAAACTGCGGTTTATGAAGAATTCTCTGGAAGTGAATTTGATAGTAAGTTCAAAAAGGATAATGTGATCTTTGTATCGGACCCATTGGTACAGCCAACATATATGCTTGGTACACCAAAGGTTCACTTAAAATATCAAGCAAATGCAGATATCTGCCAGTATAACTTCCAGATCTATGAAGTTACATCGACAGGTCAGGAAAACTTTGTTTCAAGAGTTAACTTTACTGATAGGTATTACACAAAGAATCAGATTAGAACCACAGATATAGACGGAGGTGCTCATGCGCACAAATTCCAGGCGGGAAGCAAGATAAAGATAGTTGCAACCAATTTTGACCATGCGCCGTCTGATACTGCATTCTTGCATACAAATCCACATGTACTTCCTGTTATGACCAAAAGCAGAAACCAGATTTATCTCAGGGATTCATATATTGAACTTCCGCTGAAAAGTGTGGCCGGCGACAACTATATTGCTGAGCTGGAAACACCTAAACTATATCAAAACTATCCGAATCCGTTCAATCCTTCTACACAAATTAAGTTTGAACTGCCTGAAGGTTTTGCTGGATTGGTTACATTGAAAGTATATGATATGGTCGGTAGGGAAGTTGCAACACTGATCAATACAAGTATGGCCGAAGGCGTTCATGAAGTTAACTGGAACGCATCCGGTCTGGCATCCGGGGTTTACTTCTCAAAGCTGATCGCTAATGATCATGTAGAAGTAAAAAGGATGATCCTTATAAAATAA